Proteins co-encoded in one Medicago truncatula cultivar Jemalong A17 chromosome 8, MtrunA17r5.0-ANR, whole genome shotgun sequence genomic window:
- the LOC11443951 gene encoding cytochrome P450 704C1 yields the protein MDVLYTMLTLIAFSSLAIFLAICFIMMTIFKGKSIGDSKYTPVKGTVFNQLFYFKKLYDYHAQLAKIHPTYRLLAPNHSELYTIDVRNIEHVLKTNFDKYSRGKYSQDIMTDLFGEGIFVVDGNKWKQQRKVASYEFSTRVLRDFSCSVFRKNAAKLVRVISEFYHEGLVFDMQDLQMRCALDSIFKVGFGTELNCLEGSSKEGTEFMKAFDESNALIYLRYVDPIWSLKRFLNIGGEAKLKHNVKLIDDFVNGVINTKKSQLELQQDSNVKEDILSRFLMESKNGQTTITDKYLRDIILNFMIAGKDTTANTLSWFFYMLCKNPLVEDKIVQEIKDVTCSHESELNNIDEFAGNLTDVILDKMHYLHAALTETLRLYPVVPIDGRTADAPDILPDGHKLEKGDGVNYLAYAMGRMSSIWGEDANEFRPERWINNGIFQPESPFKFVAFHAGPRMCLGKDFAYRQMKIVAMCVLNFFKFKLANGTQNVTYKVMFTLHLDKGLPLHAIPRS from the exons atggatgtTTTGTATACCATGTTGACTCTCATAGCCTTCTCTTCTCTAGCAATTTTCCTAGCTATATGTTTCATCATGATGACAATCTTCAAAGGAAAATCAATAGGGGACTCAAAGTATACACCTGTTAAAGGCACAGTGTTCAACCAACTTTTCTACTTCAAGAAACTCTATGATTACCATGCTCAATTGGCCAAAATTCATCCAACTTATAGACTTCTTGCACCAAATCATAGTGAGTTGTACACAATAGATGTGAGAAATATTGAACATGTATTGAAAACAAACTTTGATAAATATTCTAGAGGTAAGTATAGTCAAGATATTATGACAGATCTTTTTGGTGAGgggatttttgttgttgatggtaACAAGTGGAAGCAGCAGAGGAAGGTTGCTAGCTATGAATTCTCCACAAGAGTTCTTAGAGATTTTAGTTGCTCTGTGTTTAGAAAGAATGCTGCCAAGTTGGTCAGAGTTATATCAGAATTTTATCATGAGGGTCTTGTTTTTGATATGCAA GACTTACAAATGAGATGTGCATTGGACTCCATATTTAAAGTTGGATTTGGAACAGAATTGAATTGCTTAGAAGGATCAAGCAAAGAGGGAACTGAATTCATGAAAGCCTTTGATGAATCAAATGCTTTAATTTATTTGCGTTATGTTGATCCAATTTGGAGTCTTAAGAGGTTTCTTAACATTGGTGGTGAGGCTAAGCTTAAACACaatgttaaattgattgatgattttgtcAATGGAGTTATAAATACCAAAAAGTCACAATTGGAACTTCAGCAAGATTCT AATGTTAAAGAAGACATACTATCAAGGTTTTTGATGGAAAGCAAGAATGGCCAAACAACTATAACTGATAAATATTTGAGGGATATAATTCTCAACTTTATGATAGCTGGCAAAGATACCACTGCAAACACTCTTTCATGGTTCTTCTATATGCTATGCAAGAACCCTCTTGTAGAGGACAAGATTGTGCAAGAAATAAAAGATGTTACTTGTAGCCATGAAAGTGAACTCAACAACATAGATGAATTTGCTGGCAATTTAACGGATGTAATACTTGATAAAATGCATTATCTTCATGCAGCACTCACAGAGACATTGAGATTGTATCCTGTTGTTCCTATT GATGGAAGAACTGCAGATGCACCTGATATTCTTCCTGATGGACACAAACTGGAAAAGGGAGACGGAGTGAACTACTTGGCCTATGCTATGGGTCGAATGTCTTCCATATGGGGGGAAGACGCCAATGAATTTCGTCCAGAAAGATGGATTAACAACGGAATTTTCCAGCCCGAATCACCATTCAAATTCGTAGCATTCCAT GCTGGACCACGTATGTGCTTAGGGAAGGACTTTGCATACAGACAAATGAAAATAGTTGCAATGTGTGTtcttaatttcttcaaatttaaattggCAAATGGAACACAAAATGTGACTTATAAGGTCATGTTTACCCTTCACTTGGACAAGGGCCTCCCTCTCCATGCAATTCCAAGGTCATGA
- the LOC11446331 gene encoding cytochrome P450 704C1: MDVLYTILTLIAFSLLAIFLAICFILMTIFKGKSIGDPKYAPVKGTVFNHLFYFNKLYDYQAQMAKIHPTYRLLAPNQSDQLYTIDVRNIEHVLKTNFDKYSRGKYSQDVMTDLFGEGIFAVDGDKWRQQRKVASYEFSTRVLRDFSCSVFRKNAAKLVRVISVFYHEGLVFDMQDLQMRCALDSIFKVGFGTELNCLEGSSKEGTEFMKAFDESNALIYWRYVDPIWNLKRFLNIGGEAKLKHNVKLIDDFVNGVINTKKEQLALQQDSNVKEDILSRFLMESKKGQTTITDKYLRDIILNFMIAGKDTTANTLSWFFYMLCKNPIVEDKIVQEIRDVTCFHESELSNIDEFATNLTDSILDKMHYLHAALTETLRLYPVVPVDGRTADAPDILPDGHKLQKGDAVNYMAYAMGRMSSIWGEDAEEFRPERWITDGIFQPESPFKFVAFHAGPRMCLGKDFAYRQMKIVAMCVLNFFKFKLANGTQNVTYKVMFTLHLDKGLPLHAIPRS; this comes from the exons atggatgtttTGTACACCATTTTGACTCTCATAGCCTTCTCTCTTCTAGCAATTTTCCTAGCCATATGTTTCATCTTGATGACAATCTTCAAAGGAAAATCAATAGGGGACCCAAAATATGCACCTGTTAAAGGCACAGTGTTCAACCATCTTTTCTACTTCAACAAACTCTATGATTACCAAGCTCAAATGGCCAAAATTCATCCAACTTATAGACTTCTTGCACCAAATCAAAGTGATCAGTTGTACACAATAGATGTGAGAAATATTGAACATGTATTGAAAACcaattttgataaatattcTAGAGGTAAGTATAGTCAAGATGTTATGACAGATCTTTTTGGTGAGGGGATTTTTGCCGTTGATGGTGACAAGTGGAGACAGCAGAGGAAAGTTGCAAGCTATGAATTCTCCACAAGAGTTCTTAGAGATTTTAGTTGTTCTGTGTTTAGAAAGAATGCTGCCAAGTTGGTCAGAGTTATATCAGTATTTTATCACGAGGGTCTTGTCTTTGATATGCAA GACTTACAAATGAGATGTGCATTGGATTCCATATTCAAAGTTGGATTTGGAACAGAATTGAATTGCTTAGAAGGATCAAGCAAAGAGGGAACTGAATTCATGAAAGCATTTGATGAATCAAATGCTTTAATTTATTGGCGCTATGTTGATCCAATTTGGAATCTTAAGAGATTTCTTAACATTGGTGGTGAGGCTAAGCTTAAACACaatgttaaattgattgatgattttgtcAATGGAGTTATAAATACCAAAAAGGAACAATTGGCACTTCAGCAAGACTCT AATGTTAAAGAAGACATACTATCAAGGTTTTTGATGGAAAGCAAGAAGGGCCAAACAACTATAACTGATAAATATTTGAGGGATATAATTCTCAACTTTATGATAGCTGGCAAAGACACCACTGCAAATACTCTTTCATGGTTCTTCTACATGTTATGCAAGAACCCTATTGTGGAGGACAAGATTGTGCAAGAAATAAGAGATGTTACTTGTTTCCATGAAAGTGAACTCAGCAACATAGATGAGTTTGCTACCAATCTAACAGACTCAATACTTGATAAAATGCATTATCTTCATGCAGCACTCACAGAGACCTTAAGATTGTACCCTGTTGTCCCTGTG GATGGAAGAACTGCGGATGCACCTGATATTCTTCCTGATGGCCACAAACTGCAAAAGGGAGACGCAGTGAACTACATGGCCTATGCTATGGGTCGAATGTCTTCCATTTGGGGGGAAGACGCCGAAGAATTTCGTCCTGAAAGATGGATTACAGACGGAATTTTCCAACCCGAATCACCATTCAAATTTGTAGCATTTCAT GCTGGACCTCGTATGTGCTTAGGGAAGGACTTTGCATACAGACAAATGAAAATAGTTGCAATGTGTGTtcttaatttcttcaaatttaaattggCAAATGGAACACAAAATGTGACTTATAAGGTAATGTTTACCCTTCACTTGGACAAGGGCCTCCCTCTCCATGCAATTCCAAGGTCATAA